One stretch of Microbacterium terrae DNA includes these proteins:
- the aspS gene encoding aspartate--tRNA(Asn) ligase encodes MSERVLVNQLLGLADGPVSVSGWVETVRDQKKVQFVILRDETGAVQLVNPATRPAEDGSEQDAAALALTDLISNLSTGTFLTVTGELKHDERVKLGGVEIKIGGLEIAAAALPETPIAADSGMDKRMDWRFLDLRQRRNNLIFRVQTTLEHAMRSYWIERDYIEVHTPKLMATASESNAELFSLEYFGDQTAYLAQSPQFFKQMAQVSGFGKIFEIAPAFRADPSFTSRHATEFTSIDAEISWIDSHEDVAAMQEELLATAIAAVKEKHGAEIEELFGLEVQVPATPFPRIPLAEALEIVKSRGYEVPRTDGDLDPEGERQISAYVEETYGHQFVFITDYHPEIRAFYHMRDEQTGLTKSYDLLFKGVEITTGAQREHRVDVLIEQAKEKGLEPEHLDFYFDFFRYGAPPHGGFGMGLARVMMLLLGESSIREVTYLFRGPTRLAP; translated from the coding sequence GTGAGTGAACGCGTTCTCGTCAACCAGCTGCTCGGCCTCGCCGACGGTCCCGTCTCGGTCTCCGGCTGGGTCGAGACGGTCCGTGATCAGAAGAAGGTGCAGTTCGTCATCCTGCGCGACGAGACGGGCGCGGTGCAGCTGGTGAATCCGGCCACCCGCCCCGCCGAAGACGGCAGCGAGCAGGATGCCGCGGCCCTCGCCCTCACCGACCTCATCTCGAACCTGTCGACCGGCACCTTCCTGACCGTCACCGGCGAGCTCAAGCACGACGAGCGCGTGAAGCTCGGCGGTGTCGAGATCAAGATCGGCGGCCTCGAGATCGCCGCCGCCGCGCTCCCGGAGACGCCGATCGCGGCCGACAGCGGCATGGACAAGCGCATGGACTGGCGCTTCCTCGACCTGCGCCAGCGTCGCAACAACCTCATCTTCCGCGTGCAGACCACCCTCGAGCACGCCATGCGCTCGTACTGGATCGAGCGCGACTACATCGAGGTGCACACGCCGAAGCTCATGGCGACGGCCTCGGAGTCCAACGCCGAACTGTTCTCGCTCGAGTACTTCGGCGACCAGACGGCGTACCTCGCGCAGTCGCCGCAGTTCTTCAAGCAGATGGCCCAGGTCTCGGGCTTCGGCAAGATCTTCGAGATCGCGCCGGCGTTCCGCGCCGACCCCTCGTTCACGAGCCGTCACGCCACCGAGTTCACCTCGATCGACGCGGAGATCAGCTGGATCGACTCGCACGAAGACGTCGCCGCCATGCAGGAGGAGCTCCTCGCCACGGCGATCGCCGCGGTGAAGGAGAAGCACGGCGCCGAGATCGAGGAGCTGTTCGGCCTCGAGGTGCAGGTTCCGGCAACCCCGTTCCCCCGCATCCCGCTCGCCGAGGCACTCGAGATCGTCAAGAGCCGCGGCTACGAGGTGCCCCGCACCGACGGCGACCTCGACCCCGAGGGCGAGCGGCAGATCTCGGCCTACGTCGAGGAGACGTACGGCCACCAGTTCGTTTTCATCACCGACTACCACCCCGAGATCCGCGCTTTCTACCACATGCGCGACGAGCAGACCGGGCTCACCAAGAGCTACGACCTGCTGTTCAAGGGCGTCGAGATCACGACGGGCGCGCAGCGCGAGCACCGCGTGGACGTGCTGATCGAGCAGGCGAAGGAGAAGGGGCTCGAGCCCGAGCACCTCGACTTCTACTTCGACTTCTTCCGGTACGGCGCCCCGCCCCACGGCGGCTTCGGCATGGGCCTCGCCCGCGTCATGATGCTCCTGCTGGGCGAGTCGTCGATCCGCGAGGTCACCTACCTCTTCCGCGGTCCCACGCGCCTGGCGCCGTAA
- a CDS encoding DedA family protein, producing MTDSTTTDGSWLSALLDWSVSLMDVIGPAGAGIAIALENLFPPLPSEVVLPMAGLAASRGSFSLFEALAWTTAGSIVGAFLLYGLGMLLGVDRLRSIAAKIPLLHPEDIDRTVAWFTRHGGKAVFFGRMIPIFRSLISIPAGITRMPPLRFGLLTAAGSLIWNSIFVLAGYLLGESWHIVERYVDVVQYAVIAGVAIAVAWFVFVRTRSLVAAARGTRGAQPEPD from the coding sequence ATGACCGACTCCACCACCACCGACGGATCCTGGCTCAGCGCGCTCCTGGACTGGTCCGTGTCACTCATGGACGTGATCGGTCCCGCAGGTGCGGGCATCGCGATCGCACTCGAGAACCTGTTCCCGCCGCTGCCGAGCGAGGTCGTCCTGCCGATGGCGGGCCTCGCCGCCAGCCGCGGCTCGTTCAGCCTGTTCGAGGCGCTCGCCTGGACGACCGCCGGGTCGATCGTCGGGGCGTTCCTGCTGTACGGGCTCGGGATGCTGCTGGGCGTCGACCGCCTGCGCAGCATCGCCGCGAAGATCCCGCTGTTGCACCCCGAAGACATCGACCGCACGGTGGCCTGGTTCACGCGGCACGGCGGGAAGGCGGTGTTCTTCGGACGGATGATCCCGATCTTCCGCAGCCTCATCTCGATCCCCGCGGGAATCACACGCATGCCGCCGCTGCGGTTCGGGCTGCTCACCGCGGCGGGCAGCCTGATCTGGAACAGCATCTTCGTGCTGGCCGGCTACCTGCTCGGCGAGTCGTGGCACATCGTCGAGCGCTACGTCGACGTCGTGCAGTACGCGGTGATCGCCGGCGTCGCGATCGCGGTGGCGTGGTTCGTGTTCGTGCGCACCCGCTCCCTCGTCGCCGCTGCCCGCGGCACGCGCGGCGCCCAGCCCGAGCCCGACTGA
- a CDS encoding histidine phosphatase family protein translates to MPAERVHLVRHGEVFNPRRVLYGRLPGYSLSEAGRVMARQAADYIAALDRPVTALVASPLQRTRESAEPFTALFGLEPVIDERVIEPTNVFEGKRMVRALVNPWNWRHLRKPALPSWGEPYLDVVARMNQAMTEAWEAADGGDVVIVSHQLPIWITHLAVTGRSLRHDPRERRCALSSVTSLEMVDSKWTEVAYAEPASTAGAVDVGAV, encoded by the coding sequence GTGCCAGCCGAGAGAGTCCACCTCGTCCGTCACGGCGAGGTCTTCAACCCACGCCGCGTCCTGTACGGCCGCCTTCCCGGGTACTCGCTGAGCGAGGCCGGACGCGTCATGGCGCGGCAGGCCGCCGACTACATCGCCGCGCTCGACCGACCGGTCACCGCACTCGTCGCGTCGCCGCTGCAGCGCACCCGTGAGTCGGCCGAGCCGTTCACCGCGCTGTTCGGACTCGAGCCGGTCATCGACGAGCGCGTGATCGAGCCGACCAACGTGTTCGAAGGCAAGCGCATGGTGCGCGCCCTGGTGAACCCGTGGAACTGGCGGCACCTGCGCAAGCCCGCGCTGCCCAGCTGGGGTGAGCCGTACCTCGACGTCGTCGCCCGGATGAACCAGGCCATGACCGAGGCCTGGGAGGCCGCAGACGGCGGCGACGTGGTGATCGTCTCGCACCAGCTGCCGATCTGGATCACCCACCTGGCGGTCACGGGCCGGTCGCTCCGTCACGATCCGCGCGAGCGCAGGTGCGCCCTGTCGAGCGTGACGAGCCTGGAGATGGTCGACAGCAAGTGGACGGAGGTCGCGTACGCCGAGCCCGCGTCCACCGCGGGAGCGGTCGACGTCGGCGCGGTCTGA
- a CDS encoding TlpA family protein disulfide reductase — protein sequence MPADRLPFARAAASALLVLGLTASLAACTQDPLAAQYRAGDNKGFIAADGRAVVEIPESERTEPIEFEGVLDTGDTTTSADYAGQVVAVNFWYAACAPCRVEAAELEKAYQSFEGEDVAFLGVNLYDGAEASRAFAEKYGVSYPSALTTVDGSIKLAFAGQTPLNAVPVTLLLDTEGRVAARIIGELGSASILETLIQDALDAGEQDAS from the coding sequence GTGCCCGCTGATCGACTGCCTTTCGCGCGCGCAGCGGCATCCGCTCTCCTCGTTCTGGGGTTGACCGCGAGCCTCGCCGCGTGCACGCAGGACCCCCTCGCCGCGCAGTATCGCGCTGGCGACAACAAGGGGTTCATCGCCGCCGACGGGCGTGCGGTGGTCGAGATCCCCGAATCGGAGCGCACCGAGCCGATCGAGTTCGAGGGCGTGCTCGACACGGGCGACACCACGACGAGCGCCGACTACGCCGGGCAGGTCGTCGCCGTGAACTTCTGGTACGCCGCGTGCGCCCCGTGCCGCGTCGAGGCGGCCGAGCTCGAGAAGGCCTACCAGTCGTTCGAGGGCGAGGATGTGGCGTTCCTCGGAGTGAACCTCTACGACGGCGCCGAGGCATCCCGCGCGTTCGCCGAGAAGTACGGCGTCAGCTACCCGAGCGCGCTCACCACCGTCGACGGCTCGATCAAGCTCGCCTTCGCCGGGCAGACCCCCCTCAACGCCGTACCGGTCACCCTCCTGCTCGACACGGAGGGGCGCGTCGCTGCGCGCATCATCGGCGAGCTCGGCTCGGCGTCGATCCTCGAGACCCTCATCCAGGACGCCCTCGACGCGGGCGAGCAGGACGCGTCGTGA
- a CDS encoding cytochrome c biogenesis CcdA family protein has product MNIGAVVADGTLWVAIPIAVLAGLISFLSPCVLPLVPGYLGFIGGAVAPRPVPRPVPVSSRSARSTTDDRAAAPAPATVPEPVEGPGRSRLLLGVLLFIAGFTVVFVSAAMLGGTLGRFLIEYADIITRILGVLIIAMGLVFIGLFGFAQRTFRPQVRSNLGLVGAPLLGVALGIGWTPCIGPTLAVILQLSFDSGSAARGAVLGLAYSLGLGIPFVLLTLGFGWATRSVGFLRRHIRVVNIVGGSVLIVLGLLMVTGVWNALMAQLQGVFQSVPLPI; this is encoded by the coding sequence GTGAACATCGGCGCCGTCGTCGCCGACGGCACCCTGTGGGTCGCGATCCCGATCGCGGTACTCGCGGGCCTCATCTCGTTCCTCTCGCCGTGCGTACTGCCGCTCGTTCCGGGATACCTGGGCTTCATCGGCGGCGCGGTGGCGCCTCGACCCGTGCCACGGCCCGTGCCCGTTTCGTCTCGCTCCGCTCGCTCAACGACCGATGATCGCGCAGCGGCGCCTGCCCCGGCCACGGTGCCCGAGCCTGTCGAGGGCCCCGGCCGCAGCCGGCTCCTGCTCGGCGTGCTGCTGTTCATCGCCGGGTTCACCGTCGTGTTCGTGAGCGCCGCGATGCTCGGCGGCACCCTCGGGCGCTTCCTCATCGAGTACGCCGACATCATCACCCGCATCCTGGGCGTGCTCATCATCGCCATGGGGCTCGTGTTCATCGGCCTCTTCGGGTTCGCGCAGCGCACCTTCCGCCCGCAGGTGCGCAGCAACCTGGGGCTGGTCGGCGCTCCGCTGCTCGGCGTCGCGCTCGGCATCGGCTGGACGCCGTGCATCGGACCGACGCTCGCCGTCATCCTGCAGCTGTCGTTCGACTCCGGCTCGGCGGCCCGCGGCGCGGTGCTCGGGCTCGCGTACTCGCTCGGCCTCGGCATCCCGTTCGTGCTGCTCACGCTCGGGTTCGGCTGGGCCACCCGCTCGGTCGGGTTCCTGCGTCGTCACATCCGCGTCGTCAACATCGTCGGGGGCAGCGTGCTGATCGTGCTCGGCCTCCTCATGGTCACCGGCGTCTGGAACGCCCTCATGGCGCAGCTGCAGGGGGTGTTCCAGAGTGTCCCGCTCCCGATCTGA
- the resB gene encoding cytochrome c biogenesis protein ResB: MADVNDPTAAAPADRPEGPDGSEPLRPADHADSAAPAEVTQPALGVVGWLRWGWRQLTSMRTALVLLLLLAIAAVPGSLVPQRSADPNGVTQYFQDNPDLAPILDGLSMFDVYTSPWFSAIYLLLFVSLIGCVIPRTKHHWNALRARPPRTPARLSRLDAYREETLDGGEDAAAAASAAVDAAEKQLAKSGYRVERYDSGSTLSVSAERGYLRETGNLVFHTALIGVLVAVGVGGGFTYTGQTVIIEGRTFVNTMLDYTSFNPGRFVDEDALEPYALTLDSFDVTYQPAGTQAAGQAGDFAANLTVQHAGEEPEPGEVRVNHPLDVAGDRVYLMGNGYAPTITIRDADGEVVYSESVPFLPQDTDMTSLGVIKVPDGLDDQLGLVGFFYPTQAPLTTGAFASAYPDLVNPVVSLDVYVGDLGIDGGVPRSVYTLDTSDMDKLTGRGTDVDSIELAPGETAELPDGLGSVTFENEAPDGAEGYSDSVKRYVSLSVHRDAAATWVLLFAILATVGLLSALFIPRRRMWVKARIDGANVHLEYAGLARGEDPTLDAAVAQFAERHRSTL; encoded by the coding sequence ATGGCCGACGTGAACGATCCGACCGCCGCAGCACCGGCCGACCGCCCCGAGGGGCCTGACGGCAGCGAGCCGCTGCGTCCGGCCGACCACGCCGACTCCGCCGCGCCGGCAGAGGTGACCCAGCCCGCCCTCGGCGTCGTCGGGTGGCTCCGGTGGGGCTGGCGACAGCTCACCTCGATGCGCACCGCGCTCGTGCTCCTGCTCCTCCTCGCCATCGCCGCCGTTCCGGGCTCGCTCGTGCCGCAGCGCAGCGCCGACCCCAACGGGGTCACGCAGTACTTCCAGGACAACCCCGACCTGGCGCCGATCCTCGACGGCCTCAGCATGTTCGACGTCTACACGTCGCCCTGGTTCTCGGCCATCTACCTGCTGCTGTTCGTCTCGCTGATCGGGTGCGTGATCCCGCGCACGAAGCATCACTGGAACGCCCTGCGCGCGCGTCCGCCCCGCACGCCCGCCCGCCTGTCGCGGCTCGACGCGTACCGTGAAGAGACCCTCGACGGCGGGGAGGATGCCGCAGCCGCGGCATCCGCTGCCGTCGACGCCGCCGAGAAGCAGCTCGCCAAGTCGGGCTATCGCGTCGAGCGGTACGACAGCGGATCGACCCTCTCCGTGTCGGCCGAGCGCGGGTATCTCCGCGAGACCGGCAACCTCGTGTTCCACACGGCGCTCATCGGCGTGCTGGTCGCGGTCGGGGTGGGCGGCGGGTTCACCTACACCGGCCAGACCGTGATCATCGAGGGCCGCACGTTCGTCAACACGATGCTCGACTACACGTCGTTCAACCCGGGACGCTTCGTCGACGAGGACGCCCTCGAGCCGTACGCGCTGACCCTCGACAGCTTCGACGTCACCTACCAGCCCGCCGGCACGCAGGCCGCCGGGCAGGCGGGGGACTTCGCCGCGAACCTCACGGTTCAGCACGCGGGCGAGGAGCCGGAGCCGGGTGAGGTGCGGGTGAACCACCCGCTCGACGTCGCCGGCGACCGCGTGTACCTGATGGGCAACGGCTACGCGCCGACCATCACGATCCGCGACGCCGACGGCGAGGTCGTCTACTCCGAGTCGGTGCCGTTCCTGCCGCAGGACACCGACATGACCTCGCTCGGTGTCATCAAGGTGCCGGACGGCCTCGACGACCAGCTGGGTCTCGTGGGCTTCTTCTATCCGACGCAGGCGCCGCTCACGACGGGCGCCTTCGCATCGGCATACCCCGACCTGGTGAACCCGGTCGTCTCGCTCGACGTCTACGTCGGCGACCTGGGCATCGACGGGGGAGTCCCGCGATCGGTGTACACGCTCGACACGTCCGACATGGACAAGCTCACCGGCCGCGGCACCGATGTCGACTCGATCGAACTCGCACCCGGCGAGACCGCGGAACTGCCCGACGGGCTCGGCTCCGTCACGTTCGAGAACGAGGCGCCCGACGGCGCCGAAGGGTACTCCGACTCGGTGAAGCGGTACGTGTCGCTCTCGGTGCATCGTGACGCGGCGGCGACCTGGGTGCTGCTGTTCGCGATCCTCGCCACCGTGGGCCTGCTCTCGGCCCTGTTCATCCCGCGCCGGCGCATGTGGGTGAAGGCCCGCATCGACGGCGCGAACGTGCACCTCGAGTACGCGGGACTCGCGCGCGGCGAGGACCCCACACTCGACGCGGCGGTCGCCCAGTTCGCCGAGCGCCACCGTTCCACCCTCTGA
- the ccsB gene encoding c-type cytochrome biogenesis protein CcsB encodes MPDSSSLSLDSVSLLLVWTAIAVYALAFIAYAIDLARRSDMAVEKKDARERELVAAGGASVGAPLDAVAQMRADERAADVALNAPPAQRPRLLWARIGTSLTVLGFLFHVAGEVTRGIAGGRVPWSNMYEFALTGTMLIVGVYLLSLFRFDLRFLGSFITGLVVLLLGGATVGFYVEVVPLMDPLKSVWLVIHVFVATLATALFAIAFGLSVVQLLQTRREAKVAAAAASDTPSAKTGPAFLRTLPSAESLESLAYRFAIIGFIFWTFTLIAGSIWANDAWGRYWGFDTKEVWTFVIWVLYAGYIHARATRGWRGSRSAWLSIVGFSAVLFNFTIVNMFFKGLHAYSGLS; translated from the coding sequence ATGCCCGACAGCTCCTCGCTCAGCCTCGACTCGGTCTCGCTCCTGCTGGTGTGGACCGCGATCGCGGTGTACGCCCTCGCGTTCATCGCGTATGCGATCGACCTCGCGCGCCGATCCGACATGGCGGTCGAGAAGAAGGATGCCCGCGAGCGCGAGCTCGTCGCCGCAGGCGGGGCGTCCGTCGGAGCTCCGCTCGATGCCGTGGCGCAGATGCGCGCCGATGAGCGCGCCGCCGACGTGGCGCTGAACGCACCGCCCGCACAGCGCCCGCGACTGCTCTGGGCGCGTATCGGAACCTCGCTCACCGTGCTCGGGTTCCTCTTCCACGTCGCCGGCGAGGTCACGCGCGGCATCGCCGGCGGCCGCGTGCCGTGGTCGAACATGTACGAGTTCGCGCTCACCGGCACGATGCTCATCGTCGGCGTGTACCTGCTGTCGCTGTTCCGCTTCGACCTGCGCTTCCTCGGGTCGTTCATCACCGGACTGGTCGTGCTCCTCCTCGGCGGCGCCACCGTCGGCTTCTACGTCGAGGTCGTGCCGCTCATGGACCCGCTGAAGTCGGTGTGGCTGGTCATCCACGTCTTCGTGGCGACGCTCGCGACAGCCCTGTTCGCGATCGCGTTCGGCCTGTCGGTGGTGCAGCTGCTCCAGACCCGCCGCGAGGCGAAGGTGGCTGCGGCCGCGGCATCCGACACCCCGTCTGCGAAGACGGGTCCCGCGTTCCTGCGGACGCTCCCGAGCGCGGAGTCGCTCGAGTCGCTCGCCTACCGGTTCGCGATCATCGGCTTCATCTTCTGGACCTTCACGCTCATCGCCGGGTCGATCTGGGCGAATGACGCCTGGGGTCGCTACTGGGGCTTCGACACGAAGGAAGTCTGGACCTTCGTCATCTGGGTGCTCTACGCCGGCTACATCCACGCGCGCGCGACGCGCGGGTGGCGCGGCTCGCGTTCGGCCTGGCTGTCGATCGTCGGCTTCTCGGCGGTGCTGTTCAACTTCACGATCGTCAACATGTTCTTCAAGGGGCTGCACGCCTACTCCGGCCTCAGCTGA
- a CDS encoding nitroreductase/quinone reductase family protein: MTSSDTAPAAHEPRLPPRWFIRTAWVVHRALYTVSGGRVGLRAPSPTVYGMMRLHTTGRLSGEARVAIVAYIEDGPDLVTLAMNGWDDPPPAWWLNLRAGPAASVDLPDGPRDVIAREATGVERERLWALWRTLDGGEDLDAHAARRSRPTPVVVLSPADAR; this comes from the coding sequence GTGACCTCCTCCGACACCGCTCCCGCGGCGCACGAGCCGCGCCTCCCGCCCCGCTGGTTCATCCGCACCGCCTGGGTGGTGCATCGCGCGCTCTACACGGTCAGCGGCGGCAGAGTCGGGCTTCGAGCACCGTCTCCGACCGTGTACGGGATGATGCGCCTGCACACGACCGGGCGTCTCTCCGGCGAAGCCCGCGTCGCCATCGTGGCGTACATCGAGGACGGCCCCGACCTCGTGACGCTCGCGATGAACGGCTGGGACGACCCGCCGCCGGCGTGGTGGCTGAATCTGCGCGCCGGCCCCGCGGCATCCGTCGACCTGCCGGACGGCCCGCGCGACGTCATCGCACGCGAGGCGACGGGAGTGGAGCGCGAACGGCTCTGGGCGCTCTGGCGCACGCTCGACGGCGGCGAAGACCTCGACGCGCATGCCGCTCGGCGCAGCCGCCCGACGCCGGTGGTCGTGCTCAGCCCGGCGGACGCGCGCTGA
- a CDS encoding YhgE/Pip family protein: MTPNWITTAVERARSRRPVTWLTLIGVLLLPVVIGGILVTALYNPVDRLESLTAAVVNEDEPVTVDGQTVPLGRQLTAGLVDGSDDLDSNLTWTLSNADDAADGLADGTYAAVITIPENFSAAALSTRPGETPEQATIEVTTPPDSLIVDDAITAQVANAAATTMGTELSTVYLENVFLGFTTLSDQLGTAADGAQQLADGAAQAADGAAELPGGISQLADGNTQLASGASQLADGAGQLADGATSLQSGLTTISDKTGDAAAGAQQLADGVTAGAQTLEDTGLVPDQVSGFADTAAASTAATAEAIGTQAATLGALAAQCAPVGSDFCLQLATAAADTGAAAQQAVTAATDAGTTQYALDAFDTEGTAQFAGQFREIGSGVGELAGGLTQLAGGIDQSAAGAGQLATGATGVQDGAAGLADGASQLASGATQAADGATSLADGVAQLADGTDELAGGLATAADSLPSYSDAEATDLATVVADPVSADGVGTSLFGASAIPLLTTLALWFGGLGTFIALQAVSRRALTSRQPSAVLALRSFAPAAGLGALQGLLVAGVVQLAASYSWAEWSVFALVCVVAGIAFAAVNQALVAVFGGAGRWVSALIGVFVVATGVVSTVPGALSSIAGLLPTGPAYNGMVAALTSATGLGAALTGLVVWTLIALGATVLVVARRRSTSAQALLKATPLTA, from the coding sequence ATGACCCCGAACTGGATCACCACGGCCGTCGAGCGCGCGCGCTCACGCCGGCCCGTCACCTGGCTGACGCTCATCGGCGTGCTGCTGCTGCCGGTCGTGATCGGCGGCATCCTGGTGACTGCGCTGTACAACCCGGTCGATCGACTCGAGAGCCTGACCGCCGCCGTCGTGAACGAGGACGAGCCCGTCACGGTCGACGGCCAGACCGTGCCTCTCGGCCGCCAGCTCACCGCCGGCCTCGTCGACGGCTCCGACGACCTGGACAGCAACCTCACCTGGACGCTGTCCAACGCCGACGACGCGGCGGACGGGCTCGCCGACGGCACGTACGCGGCGGTCATCACCATCCCCGAGAACTTCTCGGCGGCAGCGCTGTCGACGCGGCCGGGCGAGACGCCGGAGCAGGCCACGATCGAGGTGACGACGCCGCCCGACAGCCTCATCGTCGATGACGCGATCACCGCACAGGTCGCGAACGCTGCCGCGACGACCATGGGCACGGAGCTGTCGACCGTGTACCTCGAGAACGTCTTCCTCGGCTTCACGACGCTCAGCGACCAGCTGGGCACCGCCGCGGACGGAGCCCAGCAGCTCGCCGACGGTGCTGCCCAGGCGGCCGACGGCGCCGCGGAGCTGCCGGGAGGCATCTCTCAGCTCGCCGACGGCAACACGCAGCTGGCGAGCGGCGCTTCGCAGCTCGCGGACGGTGCAGGCCAGCTCGCCGACGGCGCGACATCCCTGCAGTCCGGGTTGACGACGATCTCCGACAAGACGGGCGATGCCGCAGCCGGAGCCCAGCAGCTCGCCGACGGCGTGACCGCCGGTGCGCAGACACTCGAAGACACCGGACTGGTGCCCGACCAGGTCTCGGGGTTCGCCGACACGGCCGCCGCCAGCACGGCGGCGACGGCTGAGGCGATCGGCACCCAAGCCGCGACCCTCGGCGCGCTCGCGGCGCAGTGCGCGCCCGTCGGCTCCGACTTCTGCCTCCAGCTCGCAACGGCAGCCGCCGACACCGGCGCAGCGGCCCAGCAGGCCGTCACCGCCGCGACGGATGCCGGCACGACGCAGTACGCGCTCGATGCCTTCGACACCGAGGGCACGGCGCAGTTCGCCGGGCAGTTCCGCGAGATCGGCTCCGGCGTCGGAGAGCTCGCCGGCGGCCTCACCCAGCTCGCCGGGGGCATCGACCAGTCCGCCGCGGGTGCAGGGCAGCTCGCGACGGGTGCGACCGGCGTGCAGGACGGCGCGGCCGGCCTGGCCGACGGCGCCTCGCAGCTCGCGTCCGGCGCGACCCAGGCGGCAGACGGTGCGACGAGCCTCGCCGACGGCGTGGCCCAGCTCGCCGACGGCACCGACGAGCTCGCGGGCGGACTGGCCACGGCGGCCGATTCGCTCCCGTCGTACTCCGACGCCGAGGCGACCGACCTCGCGACCGTCGTCGCGGACCCCGTCTCGGCGGACGGTGTCGGCACGTCGCTCTTCGGCGCCTCGGCGATCCCGCTGCTCACCACGCTCGCACTGTGGTTCGGCGGGCTCGGCACCTTCATCGCGCTGCAGGCGGTCTCGCGGCGGGCTCTGACCTCGCGTCAGCCGTCGGCGGTCCTCGCGCTGCGCTCGTTCGCCCCCGCCGCTGGGCTGGGAGCCCTGCAGGGCCTCCTCGTCGCCGGCGTGGTGCAGCTGGCGGCGTCGTACTCGTGGGCGGAGTGGTCGGTGTTCGCGCTGGTCTGCGTCGTGGCCGGCATCGCGTTCGCGGCAGTCAACCAGGCGCTGGTCGCCGTGTTCGGCGGCGCCGGGCGATGGGTGTCGGCGCTGATCGGCGTATTCGTCGTCGCGACCGGCGTCGTCTCGACGGTCCCGGGCGCGCTGTCGAGCATCGCGGGCCTGCTGCCGACCGGGCCCGCCTACAACGGGATGGTCGCCGCCCTCACCTCGGCCACCGGCCTCGGCGCGGCGCTCACCGGACTGGTCGTCTGGACGCTGATCGCCCTCGGAGCCACCGTGCTCGTCGTCGCACGCCGCCGGAGCACCTCCGCTCAGGCGCTGCTGAAGGCGACTCCGCTCACCGCCTGA